A genomic segment from Malaclemys terrapin pileata isolate rMalTer1 chromosome 1, rMalTer1.hap1, whole genome shotgun sequence encodes:
- the LOC128830475 gene encoding uncharacterized protein LOC128830475, whose protein sequence is MLADGEDEEGDEEGEAVGSAHNTDFPDSQDLFITLTEIPYEASPAVTPDTESGEGSATTSATVSQPSLASHSQRLAKIRHRKKRTREDMFSELMACSQAQAAQQTQWREKLTQMQQANMDREERWRQEDQQATQTLLGLLREQTDTLRRLVDVLQERRQEDRAPLQSISNRPPPPPSPIPTSPKVQRRRGGRVPANSHSTPAESSSSRRLSFPKT, encoded by the exons atgttagcggacggggaagatgaggaaggagatgaggagggcgaggcagtcggcagcgctcacaacactgatttccccgacagccaggatctcttcatcacccttacagagatcccctacgaagcgtccccagccgttaccccggacacagaatctggggaaggatcagcca ccacatctgcgactgtctcacaacctagcctggcatcacactcccagaggctagcgaagattaggcataggaagaagaggacacgggaggacatgttctctgaacttatggcctgttcccaagcccaggcagcacagcagacccagtggcgggagaaattgacccaaatgcagcaagcaaacatggatcgggaggagaggtggcggcaggaagaccagcaggcgactcaaacgctgcttggactactgagggagcaaacagacacgctccggcgccttgtggatgttctgcaggaacggaggcaggaggacagagccccgctgcagtccatctctaaccgccctcccccgccaccaagtcccatacccacctcacccaaagtgcaaagaaggagaggcggcagagtccctgctaactctcactccacccctgcagagagctctagtagcagaaggctctcattccccaaaacttga